The following coding sequences are from one Gemmatimonas sp. UBA7669 window:
- a CDS encoding efflux RND transporter permease subunit: MLPRIINWAVSNRLLVLLVTVAAMVGGVLAVKRTPLEALPDLSDVQVIVQTDYNEQAPRIVEDQITYPIAAEMLKVPGSRVVRGYSFFGVSFVYIIFEDGTDLYWARSRVLEYLNGIQGRLPKGAVARLGPDATGLGWVYQYALEDTTGRLSLAELRSLQDWYLRYQLTAVPGVSEVASLGGYEKQYQVDLDPTKLQAYGIPVGRVMAAIQNANADVGAMVMELSEREYMVRGLGYLKSLSDIENVVVSASAAGTPVRVAELGRVSIGPAVRRGIAELDGRGDAVGAIVVMRFGENALAVIERIKQKLARIQSGLPPGVVIRPVYDRSSLIEHAIENLQGKLLEESLIVALVCVVFLLHASSALVAIITLPIGILMAFIAMRSIGVGADIMSLGGIAIAIGAMIDAAIVMIENMHKHLERAIVAKEGEAASGQRSFSTSVLTSRERWRVVVESSREVGPALFFSLLIITVSFLPVFTLGGQEGRLFKPLAFTKTFAMASASLLSVTLVPVAMGLFIRGKIYREQANPINRALIRLYRPMITTVLRHRWPVIAVAMVTLVLSWIPWARIGSEFMPPVEEGTILFMPQTLPGVSVARARELLAGQDRILKQFPEVEHVWGKAGRANTATDPAGLDMFETTITLKPEQEWRAGVTYEGLVAQMDSAVRMPGVTNAWTMPIRGRIDMLATGIRTPVGIKVFGPDLAELERLAKEVETAVQMVPGTRSAFAERAVSGYYVDIDIDRRAAARYGLNVGDVQEVIATAIGGMVITQTVEGRERYGVRVRYPQELRDSPERLAAVLIPINTAGRAAGGDAMGGMSARGAGLSARAGVSQVPLGQVATIRPVPGPMVVRTEGAMPTAWVYVDVSGRDIGGYVQEAQRRVTEMVKFPAGYTVVWSGQFEYMERAKQTMRLVIPATLVLIFLLLYFNFKSVGETMIVMLSLPFALVGGLWFIFLLGYNWSVAVAIGFIALAGVAAETGVVMLIYLDHAWRSERERARAAGGQVTLHHLYAAVMEGAVERVRPKMMTVTAIMAGLLPILWTSGTGSSVMKRIAAPMVGGMISSTVLTLLVIPAVYSLWKEWEVRHGRVEDDGADDASLPATAAMPEPTPA, translated from the coding sequence ATGCTTCCGCGCATCATCAATTGGGCCGTCAGCAACCGGCTACTCGTACTCCTGGTTACGGTCGCCGCGATGGTCGGGGGCGTCTTGGCGGTCAAGCGTACGCCCCTCGAGGCACTCCCTGACCTGTCGGATGTCCAGGTCATTGTGCAAACCGATTACAACGAGCAGGCGCCACGTATCGTCGAGGACCAGATCACCTACCCGATTGCCGCGGAGATGCTGAAGGTGCCAGGCTCCCGGGTCGTGCGTGGCTATTCCTTCTTCGGCGTCTCGTTCGTGTACATCATCTTCGAGGATGGGACCGATCTCTACTGGGCGCGCAGCCGCGTCCTCGAGTATCTGAACGGCATCCAGGGCCGACTGCCGAAGGGCGCGGTCGCGCGACTGGGACCGGATGCGACCGGGCTCGGGTGGGTCTACCAGTATGCCCTGGAGGATACCACGGGACGACTCAGCCTCGCCGAACTGCGCTCGTTGCAGGACTGGTATCTGCGCTATCAGTTGACAGCGGTCCCCGGTGTGAGCGAAGTGGCCTCGCTCGGCGGCTATGAAAAGCAGTACCAGGTGGATCTGGATCCCACCAAGCTGCAGGCCTATGGCATTCCGGTTGGTCGCGTGATGGCCGCCATCCAGAACGCCAACGCCGACGTGGGCGCCATGGTCATGGAGCTCTCCGAACGCGAGTATATGGTGCGCGGCCTGGGGTATCTCAAATCGCTCTCGGACATCGAGAACGTGGTGGTCAGCGCCTCAGCGGCTGGCACGCCGGTTCGTGTCGCCGAACTGGGACGCGTGAGTATCGGCCCCGCCGTTCGACGTGGCATTGCCGAACTGGACGGCCGTGGCGATGCGGTCGGGGCGATCGTCGTCATGCGCTTCGGTGAGAACGCGCTGGCGGTGATCGAGCGCATCAAACAGAAGCTGGCACGTATTCAGTCCGGGCTTCCGCCCGGGGTGGTGATCCGCCCGGTGTACGATCGGTCGTCGCTCATCGAACACGCGATCGAGAACTTGCAGGGAAAGCTGCTCGAAGAGTCGCTCATCGTCGCGCTGGTGTGCGTGGTGTTCCTGCTGCATGCCAGCTCAGCGCTGGTGGCCATCATCACCCTGCCGATCGGCATCCTGATGGCGTTCATTGCGATGCGGAGCATCGGTGTGGGCGCCGACATTATGTCGCTCGGCGGGATTGCCATTGCCATCGGCGCCATGATCGACGCCGCCATCGTCATGATCGAGAACATGCACAAGCATCTCGAGCGCGCCATCGTTGCCAAGGAAGGCGAGGCGGCGTCCGGGCAGCGTTCGTTCTCGACATCGGTACTGACCTCCCGCGAGCGGTGGCGCGTCGTGGTCGAATCGTCGCGGGAGGTCGGGCCGGCGCTGTTCTTCTCGCTGCTCATCATCACCGTAAGCTTCCTGCCGGTGTTCACACTCGGTGGCCAGGAAGGCCGTTTGTTCAAGCCCCTGGCGTTCACCAAGACGTTCGCGATGGCGTCTGCCTCGCTCCTGTCGGTCACGCTGGTGCCGGTGGCCATGGGTCTGTTCATCCGTGGGAAGATCTATCGGGAACAGGCCAACCCGATCAACCGCGCCCTCATTCGTCTCTATCGACCGATGATCACAACGGTGCTTCGTCATCGGTGGCCGGTGATCGCCGTCGCCATGGTCACCCTGGTGCTGTCCTGGATTCCATGGGCGCGCATTGGCAGTGAGTTCATGCCGCCGGTTGAAGAGGGCACCATTCTGTTCATGCCGCAGACGCTGCCAGGGGTCAGCGTGGCCCGGGCGCGTGAACTGCTCGCCGGACAGGATCGGATCCTCAAGCAGTTTCCCGAAGTGGAGCACGTCTGGGGGAAGGCCGGGCGCGCCAATACCGCGACCGATCCGGCCGGGCTCGACATGTTCGAGACCACGATCACGCTCAAGCCCGAGCAGGAGTGGCGTGCGGGTGTGACGTACGAGGGACTCGTGGCGCAGATGGATTCGGCCGTACGCATGCCTGGCGTCACCAATGCGTGGACCATGCCGATTCGCGGCCGCATCGACATGTTGGCCACGGGCATCCGCACGCCCGTGGGGATCAAGGTGTTCGGACCTGATCTGGCAGAGCTGGAACGTCTGGCGAAAGAGGTGGAGACGGCCGTGCAGATGGTGCCGGGCACGCGCAGCGCGTTTGCGGAGCGCGCCGTGAGTGGCTACTACGTCGACATCGATATCGATCGACGGGCGGCGGCACGGTATGGGCTCAATGTTGGCGACGTCCAGGAGGTGATTGCCACGGCGATCGGCGGCATGGTCATCACGCAGACCGTGGAAGGACGTGAGCGCTACGGCGTGCGCGTGCGCTATCCGCAGGAACTGCGCGATAGCCCGGAGCGCCTCGCGGCCGTGCTGATTCCGATCAACACGGCTGGGCGTGCCGCTGGCGGTGACGCCATGGGCGGCATGAGCGCCCGGGGGGCGGGGCTCTCGGCGCGGGCGGGCGTCAGTCAGGTACCGCTCGGACAAGTCGCGACGATTCGACCGGTGCCGGGGCCGATGGTGGTGCGTACCGAAGGCGCCATGCCGACCGCCTGGGTCTACGTTGATGTCTCCGGGCGCGACATTGGCGGCTACGTGCAAGAGGCGCAGCGTCGGGTGACGGAGATGGTGAAGTTTCCCGCTGGCTACACGGTGGTCTGGAGTGGCCAGTTCGAGTACATGGAGCGTGCCAAGCAGACCATGCGACTGGTGATTCCCGCGACGCTCGTGCTCATCTTCCTGCTGTTGTATTTCAACTTCAAGAGCGTTGGCGAGACCATGATCGTGATGCTCTCGCTGCCGTTCGCGTTGGTTGGCGGTTTGTGGTTCATTTTTCTGCTGGGCTACAACTGGTCGGTGGCCGTCGCCATCGGATTCATCGCGTTGGCTGGCGTGGCGGCAGAAACGGGGGTGGTCATGCTTATCTATCTCGATCACGCCTGGCGCAGTGAACGGGAACGCGCACGCGCGGCGGGCGGGCAGGTGACCCTGCATCATCTCTACGCGGCCGTCATGGAAGGCGCCGTCGAGCGGGTACGCCCCAAGATGATGACCGTGACGGCGATCATGGCGGGGCTGCTGCCAATCCTGTGGACGTCGGGCACGGGTTCGAGTGTGATGAAGCGGATCGCCGCACCCATGGTCGGCGGCATGATCTCGAGTACGGTGCTCACGCTGCTCGTGATCCCGGCGGTCTACTCCCTCTGGAAGGAATGGGAAGTGCGCCATGGACGGGTGGAGGACGACGGCGCCGACGACGCG